Part of the Geitlerinema sp. PCC 9228 genome is shown below.
CTTGGGGTTCTACTTGCAACCCTTCCTGCAAGCAATCGTATCCCAAAGATAGGCAATACACATCCCCACCTCTCGAAAGTGCCGTTTCAATCAAAGGCGTTGCGTCGCTTTGAGCGGCATACAACCGAATGGTTTCTCCCCACCAGGGGTTGGCGAAATTGTCGATTAAAATTTGTTGCTGTTGCGTTTTGTGGATTTGAGCGGCAGCTAAATATTCCTGGAAACTGAGGTGAGCAAATTCGTAGGTTCCCAGTTCTTTTTCTACCAACAAACCACTGATGTCTTTAACATTTTCAAAAAATTGCTGCGGCTTTAGGGAAGGAGCCACCGTAGCCAGAGCTTCGCGAATTGCTGCTTCTCCCTCTTTCAGGGTAAAGCGGCGCGTTTCCCGTTGCATCATATCCAATGCCAGTACTTGCAGCACGGATTTCTGCTGTTCTGACGTCAGCGATGCCGGAATCTTTTTAGCTGCTTGGCGCGTTCCCAGCAATACGTCGCAAATCTTTTGATACAGTTCTACCCGCCTGCCTGGCAAGGCATTGCCGCAGTAGTGAACCGTAGCAATCATGGTCACCAACAGGGGATTGCTGGCCATTTTACGAATGGCTGGGGTTTTGATAATGCGATGGATTAGGTTTTCGGCGTTTTCGGTAGCTTCCTGACGCACGGCTGGGGTGTCGCGACCCAAACGAATTCTAATTTCTGTCTGCAAGTACCATTTGCGAATAAACTCGCTCATTTGTGCTAGGCTAAACGGCTGTACTTCCAGGACCAAACCAGCATCTACAGGCGCACTTTGGAAGCCGTGGGGTCGAGAAGTAATCAAAAATTGATTGTGACGGTAAGCTCGCATTTGGTCGTCAACCCACTGGCTCACTTTTTGGCGTTCGGTTTGATTGGCAACCTCATCCAACCCATCCAGCATGATTAAACATTTGCCCTGCTGCAATCGCTGCCGAAACCAATTGGGCGGTGGTGTTAGTTGTTGAAAGGCGGGTTGTTTTTTGACGGCTTGTTCTACGAGTTTGGGTAGGTCAGGTGGCGATTCTTGGATAATTTGCTGGCGAATTTCGCGCAAGTACAGCAAAATGGGAACAAGATTGGGAGCTTTGTGCTGGTGGTGTTTTCCTTTGGCGTAGATGAGGGCAACGTGTTGCAGGAGCGTGGTTTTTCCCGAACCCGGTGCCGCTACAATAGCCAGACGCTTGTAGGCAGAATCGCGAGAACTGGCAGCCAGAAAATGCCAAATTTGTTGCGTGGAACTGGTATCAATCTCTTTTGCCTCGGTTCCCCGTTCCGGAACCATATCCCGACTAATTTTCTCATGATGTTGCCATTGCACCTGCAACGGCACGAATACATCTTCCAGGTCTAAAACTGGTGTACCAACTTGAAATCCTTCTACTTTGATTTCTTGGTAGCTGTCTCGCAGGCTTTGGTAATATTTACTGGCAAATCCCGATAGTTTCCATTTTAGGGCTGTAGGCAAGCGATCGAAGTTCTCCAGCAAAAAATCAGCAAGTTTCTCGCCTCTTTTCTCTGCACCTTGATTAAATTTTTTTATAAATCCCTTACCAAAATTGGTCGCAAAGCCAGAAATGGCAGTTGTAATAAAGGAAATTCCCGCCTGCAGCCACTCCTGCTGCAAGACAAAATGTAGGGAAATGCCACCAAGGGCACCTGTCGGCATCCACGGTAGAAATTTTGCGATCGCTTGTTTCACGACCCCTCCCGATAAACGGTGTTTCAAGTATAAACAATCTCAAATATTCCATCAAATTCTCCCAAGCACCCACGCTCCCAAGCACCCACGCTCCCACGCACCCACGCTCCCACGCTCCTACTGCCGAATCCACCCGTTAATCGTAAAACGACTGTCAGCAAACTTCTGGGAAGGACAATGAATGGGCAACACCTCATGCATGTAGTGACTGGGGAAAAAGACGATGCTGTTGTTACGCGGTTCTACCGTTTTGTAGGTTTCGGCTTTGGTATAACGGTTGTTTTGTAGCTTGCTGTCGTAAATAACTAACTCGCCACCGTCAAATGGTTTGGGTTCTCGATAAAAATAATAGACGTAAGTTAGCACGCGGGTGGCTGTTTCCTTGCTGCCGTTGTCATTGTGGAGCTTGTAAAAATGACCGTCGTTGTGTGCCGTGAGTTGTGCTTCGATTTGAGAAACGGGAAATGGAGCAATTTCTAGTTTGGCACAAACCTCTGGCAATATCGCTTGCAGCCGACGTCGCATTAACTCGGAAAATTGGGGAAATGAATACAAAACTAGGGATTTGCGGTAATTTTCTGCCCCTGTGGAAGTGCTGGTGGGAACAAATTCGGATTCTCGCTGGATGGCGTGCGATCGCAATTTGTCTAATTCTTTCTGAGAAAAGAAATTATCGATTTGCCAATATTTCGCCGGAATTACCCCTGGTGACGCTGGTGTGGGTGCCGGTGCGGAATGGGTGGCTGAGTTGCCAGTTGCTGACTGCACGTATAAAGGGGGTTCGGTTATTAATCCCACCAATTGTTCGCTGGGAAAACACAAACAGCCGCGACCTTCGTTGACAGGAATTTGCAATAAAGTAGATTCGCTGGGACGATTGGCTAAAACCGACAGCAAACGTTTCAGCATCGGCGCGTCAGAGCTAAAATAGAGAACGTGTTGGTGTCCGCCGGCTAGCATGATGGTGGCTTTGACTTCTTGCGCTGGTGTAGGACTCGGTTTCATGATGGGAAAACGAACTCAATTCGCGATCGCGGCATTCAGTTTGTTGCTATTCTCTCATTTCCTCGTCCCCACCGTCAGGATCGAATCTTTTACGCTAAACTGTGTAATATTTAGAAATAAATTTTAGCGATAGTTTACATTGAACGAGGAACTATGAGCGTTCGTAAAGACACGATCTTCGAGCAATTCATTGCCCCAGTAGTGGGTTGGTTCGTTGATGAAGAGGAAACCAAACAACTGCGCGATCGCATTGACTGGGAAACCACCTGCGATCGCCTGCGTAACGATACCTTATCCTATCCCGACTACTACCGCCAAAGCAACTTCCACGGCATCGAAGGTGGCTACCTCACCATCGATGCTGCCGTTACCTACGACCCCATCACCCGCTATGCTGTGCCTCCCAACGAAACCTGGGTGCGCCAGGAAGCCTTGAAACGAGTTGGCGGTTCTCCCCGGCGTATCCTGGATTTGGGATGCGGCACGGGTTCCATGACCGTTATGCTGCAACAAGCCTTTCCCCAAGCAGAAGTCATCGGCATGGATTTGTCTCCCTACATGCTAGCGGTGGCGGAAGATAAGGCAAAAAATGCGCAAACCAACATCCAATGGATGCATGGCAACGCCGAAGCCACCGGATTTGATGACAATTCCTTCGACCTGGTGACCGCTGCCTTGCTGTTTCACGAAACGCCACCGGAAGTCAGCCGCCAAATTCTGCGGGAAGCTTGGCGGATTTTGCAGGGAAACGGCGAAATGTTGGTTCTCGACGGCAACCAGGAAACTTTGCGGGAGTTGGATTGGTTGCGCAATGTCTTTGAAGAACCTTACATCGAAGCGTACGCCAATGGTAATCTAGATGCTTGGATGGGTGCTGCTGATTTCGATGCTATTCGCACCGAGGAAGTTTGGTGGGTGCATCAGGTCACCCGAGGCATTAAGCCGATTCCCGGACAATCGCCGGACTATGCGCGATCGCAACCTATCACGGTTGAGGTAGAATCAGAAGGAGAAAATATCGCCGAAGCGCCAGCATGAGTTTAAAAGCCGTTTTATTCGACTTTAATGGCGTCATTATCGACGACGAACCCATTCACCACCAGCTGCTACAAGAGGTACTGGTGGAGGAAAATTTGCGTGCTGACTTAGAGGAAATTTACCAGGTTTGCTTGGGAAAAAGCGATCGCGTGGGATTGCGGGAACTGCTGGAAAAGAAAGGTCGCGTTGTCAGCGACGAATATATTTTAAAGCTCATGCAGCGCAAAAGCCAAGCCTACCAGGAAAAAATTGCTGCGACCACCAAACTTCCCATTTATCCCGATGCCGAACAGGTAATTTTTCAGCTGCGGGTGGCGAAAATACCACTAGCGGTGGTCAGCGGTGCGGTGCGTGTGGAAATCGAAACTGTTCTCACCCAAGCCAACCTGCGGGATGCGTTTTCTCTTTGGGTCGGCGGCGACGATATTACCGTTAGCAAACCCGAACCCGACGGCTATTTGCTGGCTGTGGAACGGTTCAACCAGCTAGACCCGAACTTGCAGCTACAACCAGAAGAGTGTTTGGTTATTGAAGACACTATGGCGGGGATTCAGGCAGCGCAAGCCGCTGGGATGCAGGTAGTGGGGGTGGCGCATACTTATCCGTTCCACATGCTGCATCGTTTGGCGGATTGGACGGTGGATTACCTGGGAGAATTGGAATTGGGTCGCATTCAACAAGCCTTTGGCGATGAGGTTTCGCCGGCTTTTCAGGCTTTTTCCTGAAAAATACGCCATAAAATTTGGTAAATAGCGGGGGAATCTGCTAGTATAATAGATGGCTTGTTGGGGAATTAGCTCAACTGGTAGAGCGCTGCGATCGCACCGCAGAGGTTAGGGGTTCGAGTCCCCTATTCTCCATTTGTGAATTGAGAAAATAATTTTCAGGCAAACAGGTGGGTGTATTTCCCAAATTGCTTTTCCTATTTCTATAAAGTTTTGCAAGATATAGAATCTGAAAGCTCCTCTTTTTAAGGTTTGCCCTGAAATTACAATAAGGGTGATGGCTGGGGATAGAAAGCGATCGCTCTTTTTTAGAAAACCGTAAAACATTCCCTAGGAAATTGCGATCGCAGTTTTGTATTTAACTAACGAAATGCCAAATGCGATCGCTATTAATTTTTGAGTTCTTCTAAAACTTCATCGGTAAACGGATCGTCTCCTGCTTGGAGTTGTTCGATCCATCCCTGCACTTGAGATTTACGTTCTTCATTGTATGTTCGGTTCACATAAAACTGAAAGTCATCTATTGCTCCTTGGATATCTCCAGTTAAAGCTCGTGCCAGTCCCCGGCTATCTCGGATGACTTCATTATCTGGAGCCAGGGAAACGGCTTTTTGGCAAGCAAACATCACATCTTCCGCACGGCGATGGAGGCTGCCAAACCAACACAAAACACCCCAGTCTCTTGCTGAAATTTCTAGATTGGGATCGCGTTCTAAAGCTTTGTTGAATGCTTGAATTGATTTGTCAATTTTGCTGTCTCTAGCTAATTGCTTGCCTTCTTCCACTTTCGCAGCTGCGACAAGCTGTTGGGTTATCGCGCTAACATTGCTCTCCACCTCTTTGGTACTCGGATCGAGATCGACATGGGGATTGAGTTGCAATGCTCGTTTGAACTTGCTTCTCGCCTCCTCTTCTTTTCCGTTTTGCGCGAAATCGCGACCCTGCCGCACCAAGGCAGGTGCGGCTTTGGCTTTGGGATCGAAGTCCCGAGAAGGATCCCACTTCTGTGCTTGCTCGAACTTTTTCACTGCTGTTGTAAAAATTCCCGCCTGAGCCAACTGTTCTGCTTGTGCGATGACAGCTGGTGCGGCGGCTGCAAGGCGTTTTTCCGTATGGCATACCGTCAGCGGTGCCAAATTATCGGGATGGTGAATGAAATAGTCGTGCAGCCACTGACAGCCACGCTTGGTTAGATTGTCTTGGTCGAAATTCCACAGGCGCACGGTGCCGTCTCCACTAGCAGAAGCCAGGGTGTCTCCGTCGGGGCTGAACGTTACATGATAAACCACACTCTGGTGACCTTCCAAGGTAGCGATGGGGAGTGCCGTCCCGCTGCCACAGGCGCACCGTGTTGTCTCTACTAGCAGAAGCCAGGGTGTCTCCGTCGGGGCTGAAAGTTACACGATAAATCACACTCTGGTGACCTTCCAGGGTCGCAATGGGGGTGCCGTCGCGCAGCCACAGGCGCACGGTGTTGTCTCCACTAGCAGAAGCGAGGGTGTCTCCGTTGGGGCTGAAAGTTACCTGCCTAACCCAACTCTGGTGACCTTCCAAGGTAGCGATGGGAGTGCCGTCCCGCTGCCACAGGCGCACCGTGCCGTCTCTACTAGCAGAAGCCAGGGTGTCTCCGTCGGGGCTGAACGTTACATGATAAACCACACTCTGGTGACCTTCCAAGGTAGCGATGGGNNNNNNNNNNNNNNNNNNNNNNNNNNNNNNNNNNNNNNNNNTGAGACCAGGGTGTTTCCGTCGGGGCTGAACGTTACATGAAAAATCGGACCCTGGTGACCTTCCAAGGTAGCGATGGGAGTGCCGTCTCGCTGCCACAGGCGCACCGTGCCATCCCAACTAGCAGAAGCCAGGGTGTCTCCATCGGGGCTGAACGTTACATGAGTAACATCATACTGGTGACCTTCCAGAGTAGCGATGGGGGTGTCGTCTCGCTGCCACAGGCGCACCGTGTTGTCTCCACTAGCAGAAGCCAGGGTGTCTCCGTTGGGGCTGAAGGTTACATGAGTAACATCATACTGGTGACCTTCCAGAGTAGCGATGGGAGTGCCGTCTCGCTGCCACAGGCGCACGGTGCCGTCGGAACTAGCAGAAGCCAGGGTGTCTCCGTCGGGGCTGAAGGTTACATTAACATCATCCTGGTGACCTTCTAGGGGAGCGATGGGGGTGCCGTCTCGCTGCCACAGGCGCACGGTGCCGTCTCTACTAGCAGAAGCCAGGGTGTCTCCATCGGGGCTGAACGTTACATGATTAACCCAACTCTGGTGACCTTCTAGGGGAACGATGGGGGTGCCGTCTCGCTGCCACAGGCGCACGGTGCCGTCGGAACTAGCAGAAGCCAGGGTGTCTCCATCGGGGCTGAACGTTACATGATTAACCCAACTCTGGTGACCTTCCAGAGTGGTAATGGGGGTGCCGTCTCGCTGCCACAGGCGCACGGTGCCGTCTCTACTAGCAGAAGCCAGGGTGTCTCCGTCGGGGCTGAACGTTACATGATTAACCCAACCCTGGTGACCTTCCAGAGTAGCGATGGGGGTGCCGTCGCGCTGCCACAGGCGCACGGTGTTGTCTCTACTAGCGGAAGCCAGGGTGTCTCCGTTGGGGCTGAACGTTACCTGATTCACCCAATCCTGGTGACCTTCCAGGGTAGTAATGAGGGTGCCGTCGCGCAGCCACAGGCGCACGGTGTTGTCTCTACTAGCGGAAGCCAGGGTGTCTCCGTTGGGGCTGAAGGTTACATGAGTAACATCATCCTGGTGACCTTCCAGAGTAGCAATGAGAGTGCCGTCTCGCTGCCACAGGCGCACNNNNNNNNNNNNNNNNNNNNNGGGGCTGAAGGTTACATGAGTAACATCATCCTGGTGACCTTCCAGAGTAGCAATGAGAGTGCCGTCTCGCTGCCACAGGCGCACCGTGCCGTCTCTACTAGCAGAAGCCAGGGTGTCTCCGTCGGGGCTGAACGTTACATGATTAACCCAACCCTGGTGACCTTCCAACCGGTTTTTTGCTCGGATGCTGTAGACAACCTGCCGCAACGCAGCGATCCCCCGCATTCGGGTTTCCCCAATGGCTTTTGGTTCGTATTTTTCAATCTTTTGAACTGTTTTTAACCCCTTGAGCAACGATTTAATTTCCAATCCTTGCCGCCGCAGGTTGTTCGTCTTCAGGCTGAGCGCCACAATTTCCGCATTTGCTTCCCTGCGTTGGGCTTCGCGACGCTGCATTTCCGACCATCCCGCCAAGCAAGCAAGGACCACTGCCGCCACCACCGACCCCCGCAACGTCCACTTCTGCCATTTCTTGCGGGTGCTCTCTTCTTGCTTCATCCGTTGCGCCAACCTTTCCAGGCGCTGTCGGTAATCGGCGTTGTACTTGCGCCGTACCAAATCCACCAAATAATCGTGAACCAGTTGATAGCGGTTTTCCGACTCCTGACGCCAGCACACCACCAGCCCCGACCCCACCAAAACCGTCAGTATCGGCTCCTCTAGCGAAACCGCCTTGCCACCCACCAACTGACGGTAGTCTGCCAGCACCTCTTCCAACTCTGCTTTGGTACGCATGGGGCGCGTTCCCTTTTCATCCGTCAGCGCTGCCAGCACTTGCCACGCTGCCTCGATATTTTCCTCACCGCAGTCCTCGACCACCATGGCAATCCACCGCTGCGCCAGTTGCTCTTTCGGGTTCTCGCCGAGCTGCTGGTACTGCGCCAACTGCGTTATTTCCTCTGCTTCCAACTGCGCTCCCACCACCTGCAACTCCACAGGACGCACTTCTCCCAAAGCGTCGGTTAAATCGGCGACAAACTGCTCCACCAAATCGGTTTCCAGCTTCCGATGACTCTGTTGCTTGTGTTGGGTCAGGTCGGCAACCACATCCCGCGCGGCTGCCGGTAAAAAGTTCCCCAAGTAGTACCGCCATTCGGCACGTAGGGGCAGTGCCTCCGTGCCTGCCCTGGGAGTATTTTGGGCTGTTCCCTGCTTTTGGGTGTAGCGCTCCAGCTCCAACAGTCGGTGCAGGTAGTCTTCTCGCAGCGACAGTATGACCTTCACGAACTGGAGGTCGGTGCCTTTCAAGCACTCTTGGAGAAAGGCATACAGTTCCTGACGAGTTTCCAGTTCGGGGTTGCTAAAGAAAAATTCCTCGAACTGGTCGAACACCAATACTGTCAACAGGCGATTTTCGGCGTTTCGTTGCAGTTGCGCCCGCAGGTCCGCCACCGATGCCAAGGGAGTATTCGGTTGCACCCTATCGGGATAGGTTTTCAATGCCTCGCTTATCTGTTTTCCCAACTCTCGCGCCCAGTTCCCGTAAACGCGGGTCAAAACCGGCAACACGGTGCGATCGCGCAGGGGACGCTGTTGCAAAGCAGGCACCAATCCCGCTTGCAGCAGCGAACTTTTCCCCACCCCCGACGGTCCGTAGAGAACGGTTAGTTTGTAGCGATCTTCGGGAATGCGGGTATTCGCCAGTTCGTCAATGTCCCCTTTTCGCCCCGAAACCACCGGTTCTTGTTTGTCCGTTCCCTCCCTAACTACCTGGGGTTGCAGGATTCCCGCTCCCACAAATGCCCGAAAGCCAAACTGAAACTCGATCGCTAGGCATTGCTGCTTGATTTCAAACGCCCGTACGTATTCCTTTTGGGCGTAGTGCCAATCTCGCAACGCTTGCAACACGCGCACGTAATTGCTGGGGTCGCGTTCTGGAGAGGTTGTGGAACGCGCCTTTTCCAGAATCGAAATCGCCTGGTCAAGATTGCCCAGTTCTTTGCGCGCCTGGGCTGCCAGCAAACAGTATGGAAGGCTCGACGAACGCGGTTCCGGACTCTGCTGCCAAGCTGCCAACGCTGCATCCGCGCATTCTTTCACCTGCTGCCACTGCCCTCGTTGTGCTGCCACCCTGGCCAAAAATCCCCAATCTCGCGCCAAATTCGCCGCATCGTCTTGGTGCCATGCCAACCACTGCCGGGCGTTTTCTTCCAGTTCCTGCCAAGCTTCCAACGACACCAGAACCTCGCCCAACTTGCACGCAAATTTGGTTACCAGGTCGGGTCGCCCTGCTGCCTGGAACTGTTGCAGACCGCGTTCCAACTCGGTTTTGGCTGCTTCCCAATCTGCTTTCCCTTGGTACGCCCATCCCCGATAAAAGCGCACGATGCCGGCTCTGACGCCAAAAGGTGTTTCGCGAAACGCCCCTACATTGGTTTCGGCATTCTCTTCCCAAAACGCCAAACTTTCGTCGTAATGCGCGATCGCTTCATCCCAGGCTTGCTGTTGGTAGCACCGAAGACCCCTAGCAAAAGCCAAACTTGCTTCAATATCCGGTTCCAGGGAAATATCCCGTTCCCGGACATCCTGCAGGGCAAACGCCATTTCAACGTTTTCTCGCGATGCCACCGGTTCCACGTCAAACTTGCCGGTTGCCAACACGCCATCGAACAAGCGATCGCAATACTGGCGCAAAAACGCCACCAGCGCCTCATCTGGCAGTTGAAACCGCGTTGTCGTCGCCCAACTTTTGAAATCGGGAACCACGCGCACCAGCCGCCCAAAAACGCGATCGTCCGCCCACAGCAACAGCGGCAACCGAAAGTGACGGCGCAATTCTTCCCGCGCCATATTCGCCGACCCCAACACCGCATCGAGATTGTCTAGCTCTTCCAATCCCGTAATTGAGACGGCTGTTGGTTGAGAATCTTCCACCACACCCGCGATCGCAGGAAACAAAGCCATTGTCCTTCGATCTAAGGTCAATTCCCGCACCTGCCGCAGACCCTTCTGGTGTATTTCCCGACGCATCAAGTCCCGCAAATGATGGTAGTTGCACCGCAGCACCAGCAACACAAACTCATCCTGCAAACTCTCGATGGTCCAGGTTACCTCATCCAATGCCTCGCGATTGGCGGCAATAATGGCTTCTTCTAATTCTTGATGGGTCAACAAGCGATCGCTCATGATTGTTCTTGCAACTCCGGCAATCCTTCTAAGAGGGGATTTACGTCAAACCAACGACCGTACTCCTCATTCCGATACTCAAAAACAAACAAACTACGCAACAGGGTCTGAGATTCCATTTCACCCGCTACCTGCTTCGTCTGTGCCACCTTCCGCAACAAGCGCCACTCGTCCTCGGTAATAGCCAGGCGCAACTCGTCTCGCGCTTCCTGCACGGCAACTTCTACCATTTTCCGTGTAATCGGCAATTGCTTGTGTTTGCGCAGGCAGGCAAACACCAAACTCAGCAGCGTGCGTACGTGACCGCCACTTTTGTAGCACAACCAATCTAAGGTTTCCATGGAATCAAAAACGCGATCGACCCATTGTATTCGTTCTTCCGATGTTGCCTGGGGAAATGCCCGCGCCAAGACCATCTGTTTTAAGCGATCGAGGCCTTCTGTATAGGGTCTGCCATCGTGCAACCGCACTGGTACCATGGGCAACACGCTGGCACTGTTTCCGCCTCCCAGTCGGTTTTTTAGCGCCTGGTGTTCGTTGGAAAACAGCAACGCCAGGGGAATGGTATATACGAGATGGCACTGCAAGCTCCGCAGTTGGTCGCCTCGGCGCACGAACAGGTATTCTGGTAGGGTCAAGCCGCTGTCGAGTTTGCGATTGTCTACGCGATCGAGGTTATCCACGATAACCACCAAGCCTTGTTTTCCCCGTTGGCGCAGCTTTTCGTTTGCCGGAACCAGCAGTTCGTTGTTAATGCCGTCGATTAGCTGTTTTGTCTGCGGTTCTAGGTACTGTCGCAGTTGGCTGCGGAAGGTGGGACTTTCTTTGGCTTTCGCCGTAAGTTTGCCAATGCCTACAGAAATTTCCGCCTGTGTCTCGATGGGGGTTTGCAAAAAATTGGCGCACTCTTTCATCAGGTTGGTGAAATACCTGCCCACGAGCGGAATGCCGGCATCTCGGAGGTTTTCGCTTACCTGATGCGCGATCGCTAGCAATAAGTCGCTGACTTCGATATCGCTCTCTTCCAGTACGTTGGTCGATTCAAAGTAGGCGACATGAAACCCCCGATCTTCCAATTCAGCTTTCAGCCGCAGCAACTCTGTGGATTTCCCACACCCAATATGTCCGGTAAAAAGCTGACAGGTGGGGTCGGCATCCATGAACTCGATCGTTTCTCCCACTTCTGTCACAACTTCTGTGCCGCGCACTTGCGAAAAGTCAATGTAGTAGCGTCGGTCTTCAGGTTTTTTATAATCTAGCGTTTTCGACGGGTTGCAATCTCGAAAAAACTGCTTTACGTCTGGCTCCACGGCAATCTCTTATACTCGAACGATATTTGCCCCAAGTATAAATCCAGACTCCTGGAATCTTCCAGGGTTGTTTACAAAATGATTTATCAAAGTATTTTCAATGGACGAAATCGCTGCTGTCAGCCGTTCAGATGGGTCGCGATCGCATGTGTTTTTTCCATTTCCTGACAATTCCATCGATATTCCCCAAGCTGGCAACCTAATGTATTGTGAAGGAAAGGTAGTTTGTATCAAAAATTACATATAAGCGGTCAATACGACATTTAATTTGTTAATCGACAATTCAAATACATTGGACGTTCGCTTGGGGCGTTCTTCCATTACCATAGAATCTTGAAAACGAACGCAAATTGAAATAAATTTTAAAAGCCATGATATCTCTCTGGATCCGTCGAGCCGCTATCGTCCTGCTCGCGTGCAGCATCCTGTTCGTGGGACTGAGCAACGCGCCATCTGCCCGTGCAGAAGATTATACCAAGAGAAGTTTGGCAGAAGC
Proteins encoded:
- a CDS encoding nucleoside-triphosphatase, which translates into the protein MEPDVKQFFRDCNPSKTLDYKKPEDRRYYIDFSQVRGTEVVTEVGETIEFMDADPTCQLFTGHIGCGKSTELLRLKAELEDRGFHVAYFESTNVLEESDIEVSDLLLAIAHQVSENLRDAGIPLVGRYFTNLMKECANFLQTPIETQAEISVGIGKLTAKAKESPTFRSQLRQYLEPQTKQLIDGINNELLVPANEKLRQRGKQGLVVIVDNLDRVDNRKLDSGLTLPEYLFVRRGDQLRSLQCHLVYTIPLALLFSNEHQALKNRLGGGNSASVLPMVPVRLHDGRPYTEGLDRLKQMVLARAFPQATSEERIQWVDRVFDSMETLDWLCYKSGGHVRTLLSLVFACLRKHKQLPITRKMVEVAVQEARDELRLAITEDEWRLLRKVAQTKQVAGEMESQTLLRSLFVFEYRNEEYGRWFDVNPLLEGLPELQEQS